The following proteins come from a genomic window of Campylobacter coli 76339:
- a CDS encoding Homoserine kinase encodes MKILVPATSANLGPGFDCLGLSLALFNHTIIEKSNFFSISVNGEGSENLSLKKNNIFVSIFNEIYQRLSGKKDHFRFVFDNSIPLSRGLGSSSAVIIGAIASAYEMAGFKADKEKILNEALKYENHPDNIAPAALGGFVVSMVENEKVFSIKKDLDENLNAVVVVPNVAMSTEQSRNALPSNLSLKDCVFNLCHSSFLTACFLEKKYDLLALASKDLLHQTRRMQNLPELFEVQKFALENKALMSTLSGSGSSFFNLAYKDDAKHLAQKMEQKFGHFKVLCLEFDNKGFKIC; translated from the coding sequence TTGAAAATTTTAGTACCTGCTACAAGTGCAAATTTAGGCCCTGGGTTTGATTGTTTGGGATTGAGTTTAGCACTTTTTAATCATACTATTATCGAGAAGTCAAATTTTTTTAGTATCAGTGTCAATGGCGAAGGAAGTGAAAATTTAAGTCTTAAGAAAAACAATATTTTTGTAAGTATTTTTAATGAAATTTATCAAAGATTAAGTGGTAAAAAAGATCACTTCAGGTTCGTTTTTGATAATAGCATTCCTTTATCTCGTGGACTTGGCAGTTCTTCGGCAGTAATTATCGGTGCTATTGCGAGTGCCTATGAGATGGCGGGTTTTAAAGCAGATAAAGAGAAAATTTTAAATGAAGCGTTAAAATACGAGAATCATCCTGACAATATAGCTCCTGCAGCACTTGGGGGCTTTGTAGTATCCATGGTAGAAAATGAAAAAGTTTTCAGTATAAAAAAAGATTTAGATGAAAATTTAAACGCTGTTGTAGTTGTACCTAATGTAGCGATGAGTACAGAACAAAGTCGCAATGCCTTGCCTTCGAATTTGAGTTTGAAAGATTGTGTTTTTAATCTTTGTCATTCTTCTTTTCTTACAGCTTGTTTTTTGGAAAAAAAGTATGATTTACTTGCTCTTGCTAGTAAGGATTTATTGCACCAAACGCGTAGAATGCAAAATTTACCCGAGCTTTTTGAGGTACAAAAATTTGCTCTTGAAAACAAGGCTTTAATGAGCACGCTTTCAGGTTCAGGCTCAAGCTTTTTTAATTTAGCATATAAAGATGATGCAAAGCATTTAGCTCAAAAAATGGAGCAGAAATTTGGACATTTTAAAGTTCTTTGTTTGGAATTTGACAATAAAGGCTTTAAAATTTGCTAA
- a CDS encoding McrBC restriction endonuclease system, McrB subunit, putative: MLEDKYDWKISNPDKNGNVYYHFPKDEDEFKEAVVKNGGMSVYVYQEGGLIDEFHTKSQGYRWKTPIFTYIKNMNKDREKFRRYYKNCKFFTIVD; the protein is encoded by the coding sequence ATGCTAGAAGATAAATACGATTGGAAAATAAGCAATCCGGATAAAAATGGTAATGTGTATTACCATTTTCCAAAAGATGAGGATGAATTCAAAGAAGCAGTTGTAAAAAATGGTGGTATGAGTGTGTATGTTTATCAAGAGGGTGGATTGATAGATGAATTTCATACTAAAAGTCAAGGTTATAGGTGGAAAACTCCTATCTTTACTTATATAAAAAATATGAATAAAGATAGAGAAAAATTTCGTAGATATTATAAAAATTGTAAATTTTTTACGATCGTAGACTAA
- a CDS encoding Inactive homolog of metal-dependent proteases, putative molecular chaperone — protein sequence MIGIYQDDKLVKSIESEEKASEFVPKILKILLKEFSFDELIYANGPGSYMGIKISYVSLSTLSIVKNIPLFAISAFELNNNQPIAAHKNMCFVKKEEEIVLEENTAGEFFLPPNLSKLNKKDDNLPFYFLSAI from the coding sequence ATGATTGGTATTTATCAAGATGATAAGCTTGTAAAAAGCATAGAGAGTGAAGAAAAGGCAAGCGAGTTTGTGCCAAAAATTTTAAAGATATTGTTAAAGGAATTTAGCTTTGATGAGCTAATTTATGCTAATGGTCCAGGCTCTTATATGGGGATTAAAATTTCTTATGTAAGTCTTAGCACACTGAGTATAGTGAAAAATATCCCCCTTTTTGCTATCAGTGCTTTTGAGCTTAATAACAACCAACCCATTGCCGCTCATAAAAATATGTGTTTTGTGAAAAAAGAAGAGGAGATCGTCTTGGAGGAAAATACAGCTGGAGAGTTTTTTTTGCCCCCAAATTTAAGCAAGCTTAATAAAAAAGATGATAATCTACCTTTTTACTTTTTATCTGCAATTTAA
- a CDS encoding Translation initiation factor 2: MAKIRIHEIAKELGYDSKEIIEKANELGLNIKTASNAVEPEVAAGIYEYIQTKIIPEAFKKNLKQDPVKKAKAAPKEEKKEEKSSKEVEVKAPAKVVEEAKPEPKSPEEPKENIQESLASATLAKRRGLVIVKKKKDEEEAAKKEEPKATTPSNEERLSLKTMFSNADENLKKKKKEKKPFVATKKESAEKMDFLEGHDFADISLEDEDVVVLPDFSVKEQEKPQNTMKKPPNFLRQSVGNSANLGLEGGIQRRSRKKPPKKVEKKENEAVSSVEISKEIRVYEFADKIGKSVSEVISKLFMLGMMTTKNDFLDEDAIEILAAEFGIEINIINEADEFDYVKDYEEEVDEKDLVSRAPVITIMGHVDHGKTSLLDYIRKSRVASGEAGGITQHVGAYMVEKNGRKITFIDTPGHEAFTAMRARGASITDIVIIVVAADDGVKPQTKEAINHAKAAGVPIIIAINKMDKEAANPDMVKTQLAEMEIMPVEWGGSYEFVGVSAKTGMGIEDLLEIVLLQADILELKANPKSFAKASVIESSIQKGRGAVATIIVQNGTLKVGSTIVAGEAYGKVRAMSDDQGKALKEIKPGECGVIVGLSEVADAGEILIAVKSDKEAREYANKRHEYNRQKELSKSTKVSIDELGAKIKEGNLKALPVILKADVQGSLEALKASLEKLRNDEIKVNIIHSGVGGITQSDIELASASENSIVLGFNIRPTGEIKERAKDKGVEIKTYNVIYNLLDDVKALLGGMMSPIISEEQLGQAEIRQVINVPKIGQIAGCMVTEGVINRGAKIRLIRDGVVVYEGNVSSLKRFKDDAKEVAKGYECGVGIEGCDDMRVGDYIESYKEVEEQASL; the protein is encoded by the coding sequence ATGGCAAAAATTAGAATTCATGAAATTGCAAAAGAATTAGGCTATGATAGCAAAGAAATTATCGAGAAAGCAAATGAATTAGGATTAAATATCAAGACCGCATCTAATGCTGTAGAACCCGAAGTTGCAGCAGGAATTTATGAGTATATACAAACCAAAATCATCCCTGAGGCTTTCAAGAAAAATTTAAAACAAGATCCTGTAAAAAAAGCTAAAGCTGCGCCTAAAGAAGAAAAAAAAGAAGAAAAATCATCCAAAGAAGTAGAAGTAAAAGCTCCAGCTAAAGTCGTAGAAGAAGCAAAGCCTGAACCAAAAAGTCCTGAAGAACCTAAAGAAAACATTCAAGAGAGCTTAGCGAGTGCGACTTTAGCTAAAAGAAGAGGGCTTGTGATCGTTAAAAAGAAAAAAGATGAAGAAGAAGCTGCGAAAAAAGAAGAGCCAAAGGCTACTACTCCTTCAAATGAAGAACGCCTTAGTTTAAAAACTATGTTTTCAAATGCAGATGAAAATTTAAAGAAAAAGAAAAAAGAGAAAAAGCCTTTTGTCGCGACTAAAAAAGAAAGTGCTGAAAAAATGGACTTTTTAGAAGGTCATGATTTTGCTGATATTTCTTTAGAAGATGAAGATGTAGTGGTTTTACCTGATTTTAGTGTAAAAGAACAAGAAAAACCACAAAATACTATGAAAAAACCACCTAACTTTTTGCGTCAATCAGTTGGAAATTCAGCAAATCTCGGACTTGAGGGTGGAATTCAAAGAAGAAGTCGTAAAAAACCACCTAAAAAAGTTGAGAAAAAAGAAAATGAAGCGGTTTCGAGCGTAGAAATTTCAAAAGAAATTCGTGTTTATGAATTTGCAGATAAGATAGGCAAAAGCGTGAGTGAAGTGATTTCAAAACTTTTCATGCTGGGTATGATGACAACTAAAAATGATTTTTTAGATGAAGATGCGATTGAAATTTTAGCTGCTGAATTTGGCATAGAGATCAATATCATTAATGAAGCAGATGAGTTTGATTATGTAAAAGACTATGAAGAAGAAGTTGATGAGAAAGATTTGGTAAGTAGAGCACCGGTGATTACTATCATGGGGCATGTTGATCATGGTAAAACCTCTTTACTTGATTATATCAGAAAATCTCGCGTTGCTAGTGGTGAAGCAGGGGGGATCACTCAACATGTGGGCGCTTATATGGTGGAAAAAAATGGGCGTAAAATCACTTTTATAGATACTCCAGGTCACGAAGCTTTTACTGCTATGCGTGCAAGGGGTGCAAGCATAACAGATATCGTTATCATCGTTGTAGCAGCAGATGATGGGGTAAAACCACAAACTAAAGAAGCGATCAATCACGCTAAAGCAGCAGGTGTGCCTATCATCATAGCGATTAATAAAATGGATAAAGAAGCTGCAAATCCTGATATGGTAAAAACTCAACTTGCAGAAATGGAAATTATGCCAGTAGAATGGGGCGGATCATATGAATTTGTAGGAGTTTCTGCTAAAACGGGAATGGGTATTGAAGATTTGCTTGAAATCGTGCTTTTACAAGCTGATATTTTAGAGCTCAAAGCCAATCCAAAAAGCTTTGCAAAAGCAAGTGTTATAGAGAGTTCTATCCAAAAAGGACGCGGTGCGGTGGCTACTATCATCGTGCAAAATGGAACGCTTAAAGTAGGAAGTACTATCGTTGCAGGTGAAGCTTATGGAAAAGTGCGTGCAATGAGCGATGATCAAGGCAAAGCTTTAAAAGAGATCAAACCAGGTGAATGCGGTGTTATCGTAGGGCTTAGCGAAGTGGCTGATGCAGGTGAAATTTTAATCGCAGTAAAGAGTGATAAAGAAGCAAGAGAGTATGCTAACAAGCGCCACGAATACAACCGCCAAAAAGAACTCAGCAAATCGACTAAAGTAAGCATAGATGAGCTTGGAGCGAAGATCAAAGAAGGAAACTTAAAAGCCCTTCCTGTGATTTTAAAAGCTGATGTGCAAGGATCGTTAGAAGCCTTAAAAGCAAGCTTAGAAAAGCTTAGAAATGATGAAATTAAAGTCAATATCATACACAGTGGAGTAGGGGGGATCACCCAAAGTGATATAGAGCTTGCAAGTGCAAGTGAAAACTCTATCGTACTAGGCTTTAACATACGCCCAACCGGAGAGATCAAAGAGCGTGCTAAAGATAAAGGCGTGGAAATAAAAACTTATAATGTCATTTATAATCTACTTGATGATGTAAAAGCCTTGCTAGGTGGTATGATGAGTCCTATCATCTCTGAAGAACAGCTTGGACAAGCAGAGATTAGACAAGTGATCAATGTACCAAAAATCGGTCAAATTGCAGGTTGTATGGTAACTGAAGGCGTGATTAACCGCGGAGCTAAAATTCGTCTTATCCGTGATGGAGTTGTGGTTTATGAAGGAAATGTAAGCTCGCTTAAACGCTTTAAAGATGACGCTAAAGAAGTGGCAAAAGGCTATGAATGTGGCGTCGGCATAGAAGGGTGTGATGATATGAGAGTGGGTGATTATATAGAAAGCTATAAAGAAGTAGAGGAACAAGCAAGTCTATGA
- a CDS encoding Zinc ABC transporter, ATP-binding protein ZnuC: MLFFEISNLNYAYNNETILKNINLSYDSKDFLSIIGPNGAGKSTLVKLILGLLKTKKTISFHGLKKNEIGYVPQHTLANPNFCPRVIEIVLMGLVNKKIFGFYSKKDKNKALEALASVGMQDFWDRKINELSGGQKQRVFIARALVDECKMLILDEPTASVDSKSAIQIFELLSSLHEKGIGILLICHDINLVLAYSDKIAYLNKELFLHTNTKEKDKSVFLKHLYENHSHFCDVEMSLNSCFCDEENCEKKKICEQEFARRNLKKSNFKKENFCLKFSKESHV; encoded by the coding sequence ATGCTTTTTTTTGAAATATCAAATCTTAATTACGCTTATAATAACGAAACGATCTTAAAAAATATCAACTTAAGCTATGATAGTAAAGATTTTCTTTCTATCATCGGCCCTAATGGTGCAGGGAAATCTACGCTTGTAAAACTCATCCTAGGGCTTTTAAAGACTAAAAAAACTATCAGTTTTCATGGGCTTAAAAAAAATGAAATCGGCTATGTCCCTCAACACACTTTAGCAAATCCTAACTTTTGCCCAAGGGTTATAGAAATCGTTTTAATGGGACTTGTCAATAAAAAAATTTTTGGTTTTTATAGTAAAAAAGATAAAAACAAAGCCTTAGAAGCTTTAGCAAGTGTGGGTATGCAGGATTTTTGGGATAGAAAAATCAATGAATTAAGCGGAGGTCAAAAGCAACGCGTTTTTATTGCTAGAGCTTTAGTTGATGAATGCAAAATGCTGATCTTAGATGAGCCTACAGCAAGCGTTGATAGCAAATCTGCGATTCAAATTTTTGAACTCCTAAGTTCTTTGCATGAAAAGGGTATAGGAATTTTACTCATTTGCCACGATATCAATCTCGTGCTTGCTTATAGTGATAAAATCGCGTATTTAAACAAAGAACTCTTTTTACATACCAATACCAAAGAAAAAGACAAAAGCGTATTTTTAAAACACCTTTATGAAAATCATTCGCATTTTTGTGATGTAGAAATGAGTTTAAATTCTTGCTTTTGTGATGAAGAAAATTGCGAAAAGAAAAAAATTTGCGAACAAGAATTTGCAAGAAGAAATTTAAAAAAATCAAATTTCAAAAAAGAAAATTTTTGTTTGAAATTTTCAAAGGAAAGCCATGTTTGA
- a CDS encoding Zinc ABC transporter, periplasmic-binding protein ZnuA, producing the protein MKKIFLFFIFLGLFNSFLHAKTLQPSKNLNPPLISVSIAPQAFFVKKIAGDTLNINILSTNTHKPKSKSNPMKKLEKSELYFTIGLEFEKNLTDKLEQKFPKVKIIDMQKDIPLAKTSSSNSKEILDPFTWLDPILVQNIALNTYNALVQKYPQNKSLYKHNLDKFLTELDVLNLQISSKLQKVKNKEFIAYHPAWSYFAKRYDLVQNHIEFLGKKLKSKDIKNLSALIKEKNIKVIFVQTRFPEKTAKTLEKEYNVKIYKIDYLSYDWENELLKTANAFYENL; encoded by the coding sequence ATGAAAAAAATATTCCTTTTTTTTATATTTTTGGGGCTTTTTAATTCCTTTCTTCATGCTAAAACCTTACAACCAAGCAAAAATCTAAATCCACCTTTAATCAGCGTAAGCATAGCTCCACAAGCTTTTTTTGTTAAAAAAATAGCGGGTGATACTCTAAATATAAACATCTTATCCACAAATACACACAAGCCAAAATCCAAATCAAACCCTATGAAAAAGCTTGAAAAAAGTGAGCTTTACTTTACCATAGGCTTAGAATTTGAAAAGAATTTGACAGACAAACTAGAACAAAAATTTCCAAAAGTTAAAATCATAGACATGCAAAAAGATATTCCTCTAGCTAAAACTAGTTCTAGCAACTCCAAAGAAATTTTAGATCCTTTTACTTGGCTTGATCCTATTTTAGTTCAAAACATAGCCTTAAATACCTACAATGCTCTAGTACAAAAATACCCTCAAAACAAAAGCTTATACAAGCATAATTTAGATAAATTTTTAACAGAGTTAGATGTCTTAAATTTACAGATCTCTTCAAAATTACAAAAAGTAAAAAATAAAGAATTTATAGCATATCATCCCGCTTGGTCATATTTTGCCAAGCGTTATGATCTTGTGCAAAATCATATAGAATTTTTAGGAAAAAAACTAAAAAGCAAAGATATAAAAAATTTGAGTGCGTTGATTAAAGAAAAAAATATTAAAGTTATTTTTGTACAGACTCGTTTTCCTGAAAAGACAGCAAAAACTTTAGAAAAAGAATACAATGTAAAAATTTACAAGATAGATTATTTATCTTATGATTGGGAAAATGAACTTTTGAAAACAGCAAACGCTTTTTATGAAAATTTATAG
- a CDS encoding FIG000325: clustered with transcription termination protein NusA: MNLEALCKEVNLELYDSELTSENGKKIYRVYVMKPLDEKGERTGVNLDDCARLSEILSPIFDVEPPVSGEYFLEVSSAGLERKLSKIEHFAKSINELVKITTNEKEKIEAKIIRVEDENITLENLENQEKTTLKFSDIKKARTFIQW; the protein is encoded by the coding sequence ATGAATCTTGAAGCTTTGTGTAAAGAAGTGAATTTAGAGCTTTATGATAGCGAATTAACTAGCGAAAATGGCAAGAAAATTTACCGCGTTTATGTGATGAAGCCCTTAGATGAAAAGGGTGAAAGAACGGGTGTGAATTTGGATGATTGCGCAAGGCTTAGTGAAATTTTATCACCTATTTTCGATGTGGAACCACCTGTAAGTGGGGAGTATTTTTTAGAAGTATCTTCAGCAGGACTTGAGAGAAAACTTAGCAAGATAGAACATTTTGCAAAAAGTATCAACGAGCTTGTAAAAATCACAACCAATGAAAAAGAAAAAATCGAAGCAAAAATCATCCGCGTAGAGGATGAAAATATCACTTTAGAAAATTTAGAAAATCAAGAAAAAACTACTTTAAAATTTAGCGATATCAAAAAAGCTAGAACCTTCATACAATGGTAA
- a CDS encoding Ribosome-binding factor A, producing the protein MNPSEIKKLRTESVLKELIPEALANLDDENLKNLCVVDVECKKGRYDAFVYLDKMFFNTHEQEKILNSLKKASRALQNYCMSEQGWYRCPNFHFKFDDRLEYQNHMDALFEKIKKDKNES; encoded by the coding sequence ATGAATCCAAGTGAGATTAAAAAACTTCGCACCGAAAGCGTCTTAAAAGAACTTATCCCTGAAGCTTTGGCAAATTTAGATGATGAGAATTTGAAAAATCTTTGCGTGGTGGATGTAGAGTGTAAAAAAGGTAGATACGATGCCTTTGTATATCTTGATAAAATGTTTTTTAATACTCACGAGCAAGAGAAGATTTTAAATTCTTTAAAAAAAGCGAGCAGAGCTTTGCAAAATTATTGTATGAGTGAACAAGGCTGGTATAGATGTCCAAATTTTCACTTTAAATTTGATGATAGACTCGAGTATCAAAACCATATGGACGCACTTTTTGAAAAAATAAAAAAGGACAAAAATGAATCTTGA
- a CDS encoding UDP-3-O-[3-hydroxymyristoyl] N-acetylglucosamine deacetylase — protein MKQLTLAKAVKGVGIGLHKGEPIEITLEPLEANSGIVFFRSDLNATYKASPENVINTQMATVLGDERGFISTIEHLMSAINAYGIDNVRIVLNANEAPVMDGSSISFCMMLDEAGVKELDAPKKIMVIKKPVEVRDGDKYVRLTPTKEPRINYTIKFDNAVIGEQSYNFEFSKKNYIENIARARTFGFLKDVQALRDMNLALGGSLENTIVVDENRILNPEGLRFKDEFVRHKILDAIGDLTLLGYRVFGDYISYAGSHHLNHLLTKEVLKDKDAYEIVTLEKANEKAYEKVFA, from the coding sequence ATGAAACAATTAACTTTAGCAAAAGCTGTAAAAGGCGTGGGCATAGGGCTTCATAAAGGAGAGCCTATAGAGATTACCCTAGAGCCTTTAGAAGCAAATAGTGGGATAGTTTTTTTTAGAAGTGATTTAAATGCCACTTATAAGGCAAGTCCTGAAAATGTTATCAATACTCAAATGGCAACGGTTTTGGGTGATGAAAGAGGGTTTATTTCTACCATAGAGCATTTAATGAGTGCCATCAATGCTTACGGGATCGATAATGTTCGTATCGTTTTAAATGCCAATGAGGCACCGGTGATGGATGGTTCAAGTATTAGTTTTTGTATGATGCTTGATGAAGCAGGGGTTAAAGAGCTTGATGCACCTAAAAAAATTATGGTGATTAAAAAACCTGTAGAGGTAAGAGATGGCGATAAATATGTGCGTTTAACACCGACTAAAGAGCCGCGTATTAATTATACTATCAAGTTTGACAATGCTGTTATAGGTGAACAAAGTTATAATTTTGAATTCAGTAAGAAAAACTATATAGAAAATATAGCAAGAGCTAGGACTTTTGGCTTTTTAAAAGATGTTCAAGCTCTTAGAGATATGAATTTAGCATTGGGCGGAAGTTTGGAAAATACTATAGTTGTCGATGAAAATCGTATTTTAAACCCTGAAGGTTTGCGCTTTAAGGATGAATTTGTAAGACATAAAATTTTAGATGCGATTGGGGATTTGACTTTGCTTGGGTACCGTGTTTTTGGAGATTATATTTCATATGCTGGAAGTCATCATTTAAATCATTTACTCACTAAGGAAGTGTTAAAAGATAAAGATGCTTATGAGATAGTGACTCTTGAAAAAGCAAATGAAAAAGCTTATGAAAAGGTTTTTGCATAA
- a CDS encoding Zinc ABC transporter, inner membrane permease protein ZnuB, which yields MFEILNFTFFQNALLAAVLVSVACGVVGTLVMINRLFSIAGGITHGAFGGIGIAFYFSLPILISTGIFTLFLAFLVAFLSKRYEHRSDSIVAVIWAFGMAFGIILIDLSPGYSTDLMAYLFGNILAVGMQDLWLMAIVDGVVIILMLLFYRQFEALSFDVEFAKVRGINTSFFHYLLIALMAFCIVISIRLVGIILIMALLSIPSFIAENFTKKLGLIMILASVLSMIFCVLGLIISYYFNLSSGACIIAVACFGFLMHLLAKFLLKR from the coding sequence ATGTTTGAAATTTTAAATTTCACCTTTTTTCAAAATGCTTTATTGGCTGCGGTTTTAGTCAGCGTTGCTTGTGGAGTCGTAGGCACACTTGTGATGATAAATCGACTCTTTTCCATAGCAGGAGGCATCACGCATGGGGCTTTTGGGGGCATTGGTATAGCGTTTTATTTTTCTTTGCCTATATTGATCAGCACAGGTATTTTTACGCTCTTTTTAGCCTTTTTGGTGGCATTTTTATCGAAGCGTTATGAGCACAGAAGTGATAGTATAGTCGCTGTGATTTGGGCTTTTGGGATGGCTTTTGGGATCATACTTATAGATTTAAGTCCAGGTTATAGCACGGATTTAATGGCTTATCTTTTTGGAAATATTTTAGCAGTAGGAATGCAAGATCTATGGCTGATGGCGATAGTAGATGGGGTTGTGATTATCTTAATGCTTTTATTTTATAGACAATTTGAAGCCTTAAGCTTTGATGTTGAATTTGCAAAAGTACGAGGGATCAATACAAGCTTTTTTCACTATCTTTTAATCGCACTTATGGCATTTTGTATAGTGATTTCCATACGCCTTGTAGGGATTATTTTGATCATGGCTTTGCTTAGTATACCTAGTTTTATAGCTGAAAATTTTACAAAAAAGCTAGGCTTGATAATGATTTTAGCAAGTGTATTGAGTATGATTTTTTGCGTTTTAGGGCTTATAATAAGTTATTATTTTAATCTCTCAAGCGGTGCTTGTATCATAGCTGTAGCTTGCTTTGGCTTTTTAATGCACTTGCTAGCAAAGTTTTTACTAAAAAGGTAA
- a CDS encoding McrBC restriction endonuclease system, McrB subunit, putative: MIKFLDKERNKFKEYLIDFFHNAYNSDKLSSKDEIVNFDFLKSYGFCVKLSYGKGTISKIPWIIFIRTDTQEYKASYGVYVYCGIKRENGEIIVCIGESEDKTINYLAKNKVDKYNTRFNYQVYNYSNLSNDIDLIVDKIILNMQWFEKLPLNEIQDINNNIPENKNSEIENDTQQISGEMENKNIPLNQILYGPPGTGKTYHTIDKALEILGENLESRDEKKAKFDEYVKNGQIVFTTFHQNYGYEEFVEGIKPIMDSEKGNSKEIEYEIKDGIFKELYKRALNKEREIAINKDEGISVDKNSKVWKISLGSKGFLREECFKENKICIGWHDIPKYKDERFLNLGSNDKNSIISFVDYMQIGDLVCVFNTSETIKGIGVIASDVKYSGDKEYQTYREIRWISQDEEINILDLNNGKILVQKTVYRLYRISSNDLLERINQLNDLKIVKDNTKEKFIIIIDEINRGNVSKIFGELITLIEPSKRIGEKEELKVRLPYSRDEFGVPKNVYILGTMNTADRSITSLDTALRRRFEFIEMMPDVSKLSNNCEGVDLQKLLEAINARMEYLLDREKTIGHAFFIDVENLEDLKKVFQNKIIPLLQEYFYNDYALISAVLNDNGMIEKCEKDDKYLQKIKNLDNVDSEKIIYNIASFDNEIWNDIKTYQAIYNDGENQSKNDKQ; this comes from the coding sequence ATGATTAAATTTTTAGATAAGGAAAGAAATAAATTTAAAGAGTATTTAATTGATTTTTTTCACAATGCTTATAATAGTGATAAGTTGTCCTCTAAAGATGAAATAGTCAATTTTGATTTTTTAAAAAGTTATGGTTTTTGCGTTAAATTAAGCTATGGAAAAGGAACTATATCTAAAATCCCATGGATTATATTTATAAGAACAGATACTCAAGAATATAAAGCTTCCTATGGTGTTTATGTATATTGTGGTATAAAAAGAGAAAATGGAGAAATTATTGTTTGCATTGGAGAAAGTGAAGACAAGACAATTAATTACTTAGCAAAAAATAAAGTCGATAAGTATAATACACGTTTTAATTATCAGGTTTATAATTATTCAAATTTAAGTAATGATATTGATTTAATTGTAGATAAAATTATTTTAAATATGCAATGGTTTGAAAAATTACCATTAAATGAGATTCAAGATATAAATAACAACATACCTGAAAACAAAAATTCAGAAATAGAAAATGATACGCAACAAATATCAGGCGAAATGGAAAATAAAAATATACCCTTAAATCAAATTCTTTATGGGCCTCCAGGGACAGGAAAAACTTACCATACTATAGATAAAGCTTTGGAAATCTTGGGCGAAAATTTAGAAAGTAGAGATGAGAAAAAAGCTAAATTTGATGAGTATGTAAAAAATGGACAAATAGTCTTTACAACTTTTCATCAAAACTATGGGTATGAAGAATTTGTAGAAGGCATAAAGCCTATTATGGACAGCGAAAAAGGCAATTCCAAAGAAATAGAATATGAAATAAAAGATGGAATTTTTAAAGAGCTTTATAAAAGAGCATTAAACAAAGAAAGAGAAATTGCTATAAATAAGGATGAGGGTATATCTGTTGATAAAAATTCAAAAGTTTGGAAAATTTCTTTAGGAAGTAAGGGTTTTTTAAGAGAGGAATGTTTTAAAGAAAATAAAATTTGCATCGGTTGGCATGATATTCCAAAATATAAAGATGAGCGTTTTTTAAATTTAGGTTCAAATGACAAAAACAGCATAATAAGTTTTGTAGATTATATGCAAATAGGAGATTTGGTATGTGTTTTTAATACCTCAGAAACTATAAAGGGTATCGGGGTTATTGCAAGTGATGTTAAATACAGTGGAGATAAAGAATATCAAACATATAGAGAGATTAGGTGGATTTCTCAAGATGAAGAAATAAATATTCTTGATTTAAATAATGGCAAAATTTTAGTTCAAAAAACCGTTTATAGATTGTATAGAATTAGCTCTAATGATTTACTAGAAAGGATAAATCAACTAAATGATTTAAAAATTGTCAAAGATAATACCAAAGAGAAATTTATCATTATCATCGATGAAATCAATCGTGGTAATGTAAGCAAGATTTTTGGTGAGCTTATCACCTTAATAGAACCTAGCAAAAGAATAGGCGAGAAAGAAGAGCTAAAGGTAAGATTGCCTTATAGTAGAGATGAGTTTGGAGTGCCTAAAAATGTATATATCCTAGGCACTATGAATACAGCTGATAGAAGTATCACTTCTCTTGATACAGCCTTAAGAAGAAGATTTGAATTTATAGAGATGATGCCTGATGTTAGTAAATTGTCTAATAATTGCGAAGGTGTAGATTTACAAAAATTATTAGAAGCTATCAATGCTCGTATGGAATACTTGCTCGATAGAGAAAAAACCATAGGACATGCGTTTTTTATAGATGTTGAAAATTTGGAAGATTTAAAAAAAGTTTTTCAAAATAAAATCATCCCGCTTTTGCAGGAGTATTTTTATAATGACTATGCTTTAATTAGCGCGGTTTTAAATGATAATGGTATGATTGAAAAATGTGAAAAAGATGATAAATATCTACAGAAAATAAAAAATTTAGACAATGTAGATAGCGAGAAGATTATTTATAATATTGCTTCATTTGATAATGAAATTTGGAACGATATAAAAACTTATCAAGCCATTTATAACGATGGGGAAAATCAATCAAAAAATGATAAACAATAA